aactcgagaagtactgtcctaattatcaaagtgtcaatgagaaagttgtagagcaacatgaaaaactcccgatacagttttctgttgctcaatacgtgccacataaatgtgtttttccgagtgtgaaagaagcccgcgaatacgcgcagaattgccgcatgactcgccgctcgaggcactttgcgtgtattcgcgggcttctttcatgcgcggaaaaacacttttatgtagcacgtattgagcaacagaaagatgtaccgggagtttttcatgttgctctacaactttctcattgacactttgataattaggacagtacttctcgagttagatcattatttacaattaattaattaaatctcagtaacgaaaaaaatactggcggctactccactgtactggaaacaataggcactaggttggcttcgcgtaacgcctttcctctttttttaaatcgggcagcgtgatagctgggacaccctgtataatactgcacCAAGAATGAGAAAAGTTTTCTGTTCATGCTAAATCATTCTTCGTAAACAACACTGGTTTTCAGCACCCTAGGTTCCCTTGGCACAGCAGGTGGTGTTGCATAAAAAAAATTTTGCTGTTTCAATTAATAGGCTGCATTGCCCAATAGCACTGCTTAATtttatcaaatcaaatcaaatcacttTATTTCAGGGCATTTCCTGCGCAGACAGATACTAAAGGCTGAAACAGTCTGACAGAGTCCCTGACAGGGTCCCTGTACACACAGATCTAGTTTGGTTCCTTCCCCTCAATGTTATTATTGCAGTGAACCTGAAACAATCGTACACTTCTTTGTTGAATGTCGTAGGTTTAGAAGTCAACGGTCTACCTCTGGTAATTCATCGCTGCATTGCCAACTCATTAACACTAGCTTGGCtttctttggccatacttggccatTGGGCCACGAAACACCACATATCGTCATCATCAGAATTCAAGGGAAACGACTTCTGAAAGGTCCCCTTCGCCAGCTTGGGCTGGGACGCTTTCCGTGATACTGTCCCTAGGAGAGTCAGCACTGGTTACTGCAGTATGAATGTATGTGGCATCATATTTAGTTTTATCAGCGAAACAAAGAGGCTGACAtgccaattttctcattgtccTTTCTCTCATATTGACCAACAATATTAATAGCACCTCTTCTTTAATGTATCCCTGAAAGTCATAATAACAAAGTTAAGAGAATTAGGCTCTTTTAACATGATCTTTCATTTAGGAATGCGATTATCACTTTAATATGCTCTCTTTATTAACAAAATTCCCTTTTAGTTTTCTTCGTTTTTTACCCCTACTACCACCCGATTCATGGTCGATCCCCTGTAGTGGGTTACCAGCCAACCAACAAACCAATTATGCTGTCTGCTATTCTCCACAATTTATTGACATAAAATGGGTGTATTGTTTGAAGTTACAACTACTACAATACTGAAGAGATTCATGTCATTGTTTTAAGCCCTTCCACAGGGACGAGTGTAGATAAGAAAGTTACAAAATTAAGGACCTCCCTTTATTTATATAGACATACGAGTACGATATAAGAGCATGCAAGTAAGAtgcataaaataaataattactcTGTACGCAACTCTGACATCACTAGTGCATTGGGTAATAATATTACAACGTGAATCGAACATATCCTCAGTAAGGAGCCTCGCCTTGTCTACGCCACCCTTCCGCACCCTCACATCAGTATCTGAGGGTGAAAGCAGATGAGCTTGTGGGTGCTCATGGCGGCTGAGAACATACAATTGGTTTCTTACATGTAAAAAGCTTcgttttttaaaaatttcctgCATAATAACTCAGGTAACCGCATATAACTTGATTATACATGCCTCGACACTGGCAATTTTGGTGCCTCGAGGTATAATTTGTTAGCTTATTGAACAGTTGCCTGTGCCAGAGTTAATGTATTACATGTGGCCTGTAGTTTAATAAGTTGTCCACATCCACTGCCGTGCCCACGAGAACTAGCTAGCACTTAGCGTTAGGTTATACATTCATGTCCGAAATTACCGGAGAAAATGGCGGGCGAGACAGCCACGCTGTGGGTTCGGTTTCTACCGGAGGTAAAGGTGCTTGTTCTTCCATTTTctagacattttttttcttttttaagaacATGAAGGTTATCGTTTATTTAACACTCATCTATAGTTATTTCGTCAGTTTAAATAAAAAGTCGTTAATTTCGCCTATGCTTTCATTGGCTTCACTTTCTATTGGCTTCATTGGTTATATACTAAATTCGAGTTACTTCATTCTGCTGATTCATATGCCAGTCATATACAAAGTACCTAGTCCAATGCCACAATTTTCAAGAACGGCCAAGTAGTAGTAGTTACCCTGAATCTCCATGGCGCATATCCACAGTGGAATATTGGTTATGAACGGGGTTGTTACGAGAAACGGACGAAAAGGAGGTGAATTAACGACTTGGAAGTTAtcactaataaataaatattctggAATGTAAGGTATGTAACACACACCGTCCATCCGTGTTTTTTTTCTACTGACCTTTGCAAGTAGGTGTGCTGCTTTTGGTGTAGATCGGTGGGCTCCTGTAAGTTGCATCACCTTTTTTTGCGCTGCTTGTTTGTTCTTCGTATTACTCCATAAATTTTCGACCAGAAACAAAAGGGTTCTAGTGTTAAGAGGAACCTTTACCTCGGGAGTGCCCATCTACGTAAATGGGAACCGATGAATGGTTTTTTGCCTCAACCACACCACCGactttgatgaggtttgttgcatttagaagaaaaaaaagttagaatCTAGTGACTGTGGGAAGCGCATTTTTTACGTAGGCCAtccctttttttttcgcagaaattgttgaaaattgaaaactcgaaaaaaaaaaccataccaAATTTTCAACTCTGTAACTCAGGAATAAAAATGATATCAtcattctgtaaactgcacctatgAAGACATCTCAAGCGGATGAAATTGATGCATTATATCCTTCTGTAATATATGCTACTAAGTTGTGAGTAGGACTTCTTCAAAACACTTGTAAAGATTGTAACAATTTCGCGTatgctgtaaattcatatatcaaatttgttcgctttagatgCTGTAACAGGAGCAGTTAATAGAACTGCGACTGTCTGCTCTTGATGCTAAGTTgaaaatttgtaaactttgtgcttcaaatTTTTTTTGGCCGTACAAATTGTCGGCATTTTTTTAACTTCAACCTCTAATTCGAAATTCTGCTTCCTAGAATCATTTGAGTTTAACTTTAtttctcaagtgcaacaaattgATCATTCGGActatcactttcggcgatactatcgccttcgcgtgacgcagtgttcaaccagccaatcagctcatccggttttgcccaaccagccaataagctcgcactgaaagtgatatggTGGAAagcgatcgtccgagaatacATCCCCAGTTGTCTCATAAACGCTTCTCTGCCTTTTGCATGTATTTGAAAAGGGAAATCGGAGTTAgcaccgagctaaagcttccttttagaAGCGAACATTTTTGTTTAGAAATTTATTTTGTGCATTGTTTCAGCAGACCAAAAGATGTATTGTTCTGGGGACATCATGTGTCCACGTGACGTTGTTTGGAGTGGaagagacataaaaaaaaaacacgcgtttTCTTGCAACCGCACCACAGAAGGGctatttttttcattcatttttcgTTTAGAAACCATGGTTTCATTGTAACCAGTATGGCTCAATTTTTTTCGACGCTGTGACGTCGCCTTTGATGGCGAGGAGACTGACTGCTCTGAAAATAAAGGCACATGGGCTTTCGTATGAATTTTCATCTGACTTTGCGTTTACATAAGGGTAATATTTTGCAGAAATCATCGTCACTGCCTGGTTTACACACCCAACTTGTTCATTTTCAGTGCTCAAAACCAACACATTGTCAAAAATTTCCGAGTTAAGCTTTATTGTGTTGAGACGACGGCCATCACAACATTTCTTGCTGTGGCGTCAATACGGCCGCAGATTATCTTTGTTTCCTGTAGCTGTCGTTCATATCGGCAGGTATGGCTGTACAACTTGTGAGTGCACTTTCTCGCTACTTAATACGCATAGTTCATGCTCGCATAGTGCATGCTCGCATACACGTTCAGTGATGCAACGCACATTTCGCCAAGTAGGCTCTCTGTGACATCGACGTTTCTCGTCATGTCGGGATCTTTGTGGATTGAAGCCACAGTGCTAGCACGTTCTTCAGCGGTGTCCGTTAGATCCCATTGGCTGCAGTGAATTTCAATGTGTTCGCTTTTGTGCCGATTTTGATTGATCTATTGTCCCCATACTCGCACAGAGAAGCTTCGCTTACTTCCTAATCTTTGTGCCTATAAGAATCGTCGCACCTAGCCGTCCGTATTACTTACCTTTCAGTGCCCCCATTATACAGGGACAGCTGTGGAAACGTTCTGTGGGCTACCAGTGGGATGTCTAAGATCaacgctttttttctttgaaTAAACCGGAATTGAAGAAAATATTTACCATAAGGTGTTTTTCGCCTTTTAAGGATTCCAACATCACACAGGAAACTGTAGTTGTCGGGCAACGCCAGTGCTTGGGCGAAATTAGAGACGTTCGCGATATGTTTATTTCGGTGGCAGGCATCGAGAACAGTTTCCTGCGGGAGCTCGCCTGATGATATTTCTAGGAAGAAGGGCAAGAAAAAAAGCGTAACTCGATCTTTATTGGCGACTAAagcaagaaggggggggggggatcctgAAACAAGCCTGGCTTCCTGAGGTCTTGGTCTCGGCGGGCGCCCCGTGCGAGCAATGACGGTCACTTGGACAACGATGCTACCAGCGGCAAACCCTGATGTCCAGACACAGTTCTTGATAGCGAGCGCACAAGAATTGCGTTTGGACAATCACGGCCTGCCACTGAGCCGGCTCGTGGCGAGGTGGCCCGAAGCAGCCGCCGTGAGTGCTGACCCTGCGAAGTCAGAGAAAGAAGATCGCGGGGTGAGACACGCGATGCTCGCTGCGGGGGCGTCGCTTCTGCCTTCACGCGCGTGCTATAACGCAGTCAAGGTGCCGACGGGAAAACCGCAGCCATATGCACGCGTCGTCAAGCGCTTCTTGCCCGCTTCGGCGCTGCTCCCGGTTAAAGAAGACTCGAAGACCCCTTCCGGAATTGCCAGAAACCGCGAATTCTGAGCGGTGATCGCCTGCTGCTGTTTTCACTCCGCGTGCCTCCACCGGCAGTCGCTCAGGAGCGTAGGCGTGTGCTGGTGCGTGTTTGACGCCAGCATGTGGCTACAACCTATACCGTCTACCTCGAGTGGGCACCATTTGGGGTCATCCACTGGTTGCAATGAAAGAGTGCAATTCACAAAAGAACACTGACTAGCTTTGACAAGAGATATGGTACCTGCAAGAAACTCGTCGTACTCTCTTATTGAAGGAAGAAGGGTCAATTTCCTGGTACACTGCAAAGTTTACATTACAATGTCCCTTTCTTTGCAACAAATCATTACGCAATCAACGCGTAATAATCATTGGTGGATTTAACAAATATCTAATATTCACCAATTAACATTCGAATACCTTGGATGGCATGTTGAAGTTACAGAGTTGAAGCCAGTCAGTGCTAGAGGCCCAGATTGACAGGAATACTGCGACCTGCCATCGGTTTCGTGACATCCTTCTCCGAATTCACGTAGGAATGCAGTGGTGTTCTGCTTGTCATTTACGAATAAAGACTTTTTTGTGCAGTGCGGGCCGAAACTAAGTGGAACAGCAACGTATTTAGTGAGAGAACTTGGGGACAAATATGTAAAAACTATTGCTAGTCCGAGGACTTCATTGGACGTGCCTCGGGCCATGGCTGACGGGCTTCAATTTTGAAATTGCAATCTATCCCTGAAATAATTAAATTTAAAGTTAACTGATGTACTTTTATAATGAATCATTTATCGATTGTCACTCTTTTACTGACCTTCCTTGCCGCTAACAATGCGCCGCCAAAAATAAAAGGACATCTCCTCTGCAATGTCTCTCAAAAATTTTTTAAGCCTTCTTGGAACTGGTGGAATAGTAAGCCAATTATACTATACGCATCGCAGATCAATTTGAAGATGACCACATCTTCAAATTGATCTGCGATGTGgtcaaagtgcgccgagtgccggtagcttcgtatgcgctctgctttcgacgtttagtttgcgttgaagcgagagacggcacggaggGTCAATTCCctccctgctgctgccgctcctCCTCACTCTCTGAATTTTTTCATCAACATTTCTGAACAAGGCAAGCCAAGCCAGTCACTTTGCTGAAATCGAAACTGCCTTTGTAACAAAAGCAGTATATGCTACTTTACTAGCACACTAAATGATTGTAAGTAAACAAACAAGGTTCAAGTACGTCTGATAGTGGACAGCTCTGCAAAAATATTGCAGAGGGGTTTGGGCTTGTTTATGAACCTCATACTGATTTAGAGCACAGGTGTATACAAACGACACAAGTGCAATGACAAAACATGTGTGTTAGCCAGAACACACTATAATTTGCGTTTCTAGTGCGACGCTTTGTAAATCAGGCAACTTGTTTCCGCGAAGTCCCAGCAGCGCTATTGTGAAGGATCCTGTGCTTCTGTACTTGATCAGACAAAGCTATCAGTCTTGCCAGTCTCGCTAACGAGCTCGTGTGGCTTAAGACCACGCAAACAGTATACTTGGGGTGGAAAAGCCCGCTAATAATCTTACTGTCAGAttttaatcccccccccccccctctatgcCCCACATTGACACTCGACGTTTTGGCCTGTGTTTGATCCAAATTTCTTCGAATTAGGCCTAATTTCTAGCAGTGCTTTTCATCGAGATGAGAAAAAAATTAGCCGGGCTAGCCTTTCCTAAAATGTCTACGGTTTGTCACTAAGTGGTTTTCCCATACACATGGCAGAAAATTATTTTCGTGAGGTGAACACGCATTTGTTTGTTATGTTAATATCACTGTTTTATTGAGCGCCGTCGACATGTAGATATAAATTATTTCATACATTTTTCCTCACGTTTGTTTTTACGCTGAATTCGGTAGTCGGGATTGGCTTCAGAGCACAAAGGCTACGAAAAACGCGTAATTGGTTCTTCTATCCGCCCTTCGCCCTCTTTGATGAAGGAGAATCACTCTCGCTACAGGCTTGTGTGAAGCATAAATGCGTGTAAGTTATTTAAGAAACAGCGCTTCAGTACCGGACGGTATGGTCTGTGCCCGAAGAGCTGGAAGCCTTCTTGGCCGAAGTGGAACCCATTGAGGGACTCTACGGCCGCGCATGAGCCATTAGTATCCGCGCCACGGGCCGATGAAGAGGAAGTGAGCGTACAGAGAATTGAGCGCTGGAGCGCTCGGACATGTCCGAGCTAGGGGCACAGCAGGAGGACGCCCTGCGGCCAGGGGTGAACGTGGACATCCGCCGCACCGACGGCCGCGTCCATCCTGCTGTCGTGAGCGCGGTGCGCTCTCGCCTCGTCACCGTCGAGTGGTTCGAAAATGGCCAGACCAAAGGCAAAGACGTGGACCGCCAGACGCTGGTGGCCCTCAATCCGGGGCTGGCCAGGGCCTCTACACAGCTGACGTCTCCCCGCAAAGATTCGGCCGCTTCGATCGGCGGAGTGCCCGTGCTGCACCGCAAGACCACAGCGGCTTCCTTGCCTTGCGCCGTGAGTGTCCTTGCGATACTCTCGGGTACGATGTACATACGTACTACCTAGACAGCGGAACTTGCCGTACGCAGACGCTGCCTCACCAGCCTCATGATTAGCCCTGGTCAGTGTTCAAGTGCGACGGCAGTATTTCCTGTTTATGCAGAACACAGTAGCGAACATGTTGTTGctgtattattgcgataacaattatatggacactccaagcgcatttctgccgtggtcgttGACGTGGTCGTGGaagtcgctgtgaggttccgtataaagtccaaatacggtaacatcgtcgccgcgcgccgtacgctgtatgtgctagtgaaagcttgcgagggtcagccgacgattgcggctcaatctggtgcgcgggaggtagaaaggggggggggggggggggcggaagcgcgcttcttctgACGCGCGCGAGACACGGGGGGTTGGAGGCGAGGGAGATGGTGGTGGGGGGTCTACACCGGTGGCGGCcgcgtgggcgccgtatcttgaaagcgatctgcgacatgaAAAAAGTGCatgcccgcgcgggcctcatcttcaaattgatctgcgatgtggtcaaagtgcgccgagtgctggtagcttcgtatgcgctctgctttcgacgtttagtttgcgttgaagcgagagacggcacggaaGGTCAATTCCctccctgctgctgccgctcctcctcaccccagcgttctgacagcaagtttacgcggtcaacgagcgagatgtgttaatgtttatatgtgcacgcgtgacaccatgcttgttaatttagttagcaagcgaatgtttacaactttatacggccgtaaaactactatccttatagttcgtatagttgtctaccactttgctatcgcaatcgatgcttcgcctttcgagcaaaactgcgacatttttcactTAGACCCGCTAGCACCATAAATGAGGCTTTTCCTGACACGCACGCGATCTGACTGATCCCTGCCTCTGCAGCCGGTGCACAAGGAGGACAACAACGACCTATGCAACGAGCTGACCCGCGAGCTAGAGCGCGCCGCACAGCTGAGCCTTGCACTCAGCAAGAAACAAGCAGCTGAAGCTGGGGCGCAGCAGCAACAGAACCAACATCGGCAGCCGCAGGTAGTGGAGCAGGAGGAAGCCGAGGCCGTGGCCGATCTGCTGCGGCGATACCGCGCCGTGGTGGACGTCAGCGACCTGTGGATGACCACGGACGTTCGGTTGCTCACGCGCATGCTCAGCACGCGCGCTCTCGAGGACGACACGTGGTTGCGTGAGCTCGAGGATTTGGTGAGCGTCAAGATGGAGCTGCTGTCCAACTTGCGAGACGCTGTTAACAAGCTGCGCAAGATCAAGGACAGCACGCGCACCTTTGTCCGCGAAGCCGACGGCAATGGGAGACGTTGACCATGCGGCCAAGCGCGTACGCTCAAAATTTAACCTTTTTCATGTAAGGAATCACTTCGACATATATGTGCATATAGTTAGCTTCTTATAGGAAGGATGTGCAGAATGACTGTGTTGAAAGTTCAGCTTCAGTTTAGTAAAGGCGCATGAAACGAACAACAAAGTACAGAATAAAATCATGACACACGCACTGACTAATAACTAAGCGTTCACTAGTAAACGCAAAAAGCTGTAGAAGCAATACAGTAAGCTGTGACCAGGCGCGGTAAGGGAGAGTGCTGAAGCCTTCCATATTCAGGGTGCCCTTGTGCGTTCGCCATGCCTTTGTGGTATTacatgactttcttttttctttatctcgTAGTTAGTTCCACGGACCTTTTCCTGAATGAACCACAGCGAATGAACCGCACTTGAGGTGTGGGTCGCATATGCATTTTCTAATGAAAATATTACTGTCTCGTCAGTCTGCTACGTTAACTGCTAGCGATCATGGTGAAGGTTAGGAGAAGTGCGTATGCATGGGACAACCCAACCAGTAAACATCTTGGGTTTGAGGTGCAAGGTTCAGGCGCCCTCGGGATCGGAAACGTCGCACTTGGAATGATAGCGTTAAGCCGAGAAGGCAGCAATGCAAGCACTTCGAGAAATTATGCATGGGAAACATGAGCCGAAGCGCTGATGGCGGCACAAGAAAAGTAAGCATGGGGCGCAATTCCCGCGAACGCAACGCGGGCTGCAGTGGTGTGGACTGCGTCATGGTGTCTGTGAGCATCGTTTCATAAGAACGTGTGAAGCGGAACTGCACGCGCCTGGAGTATTCGCGAAGCGCATGCAACCGCTGGTCAAACTGGTCGAACTCCTGTTTCACTCTTGCGTGACAGACCTTCGGGCTGTCACTGAAATTAGGCGAAACAGAATCCACTGAATGGGTTTTTGCGTATAGTGCAGGGCCATACATCGGCGAAATGTTTTTGTCCACCCCTCGTTGCAGATATAGTAAGCGTTTACCACTCATGATGTAAAGACAGCGCGTGAAACGAGGTACGTACATACGCGTATAGACGGGACATACGCAGCGCTGTCTTCCAACTGGTTTTCTGTTTGTCAAATGGAGCACATTTATAGTcgacacagcacaaaaaaaaacacagtttaCTCCACTCTTTTCAAGAACCAGAAAcacattttctttaaaaaaaatgtgtttcaGGTGCATGGTGCAAACTGTGTTCTTTGTGCTGTGTCGACTATACATGTGCGCCCTTTGACAAATataaaaccagttggaagtcagcgttGAGTATGTATCTTCATGTTCGTCGCTCGTTTTGCACGCTGTTATTAGATGATCatgatgaaccaactagcccaaatttccGTCCTAGCTTACCAGTGATGGTACAAATATTCATTTAAAATGGGTTATTGTTTTGAAATGTGTTTAGTAGCTTTAATGTAAATCCTGTTAACCCGCTTTTCTTTCCCTATACAGTGAAACAATGTTCTAGCTTCGTGATATATCAGCACCAGCTTGTTTTCGCTATAGCTTGTACGTTATAGGGCGCGTTATAAAGAATTATTTGGACGATAACACTTCATCAAGCCACTCTTGCTGAATCTGTCCTCCTCAGGCTGCTATTGTGTTCAGTGGACCTACGAGTTGCAGTAAGTCGGATTTTTGTGTGTTAATTAGGAG
The DNA window shown above is from Dermacentor silvarum isolate Dsil-2018 chromosome 1, BIME_Dsil_1.4, whole genome shotgun sequence and carries:
- the LOC119435905 gene encoding kinesin-like protein KIF2A gives rise to the protein MSELGAQQEDALRPGVNVDIRRTDGRVHPAVVSAVRSRLVTVEWFENGQTKGKDVDRQTLVALNPGLARASTQLTSPRKDSAASIGGVPVLHRKTTAASLPCAPVHKEDNNDLCNELTRELERAAQLSLALSKKQAAEAGAQQQQNQHRQPQVVEQEEAEAVADLLRRYRAVVDVSDLWMTTDVRLLTRMLSTRALEDDTWLRELEDLVSVKMELLSNLRDAVNKLRKIKDSTRTFVREADGNGRR